In the genome of Dermacentor silvarum isolate Dsil-2018 chromosome 1, BIME_Dsil_1.4, whole genome shotgun sequence, one region contains:
- the LOC125942829 gene encoding ras-like GTP-binding protein rhoA, producing the protein MRFSIDSPDSLENNLESGMPEVLRFCPSMPTILAGSNKDLPNYPHTLLQLAKAKQEGRQVDNDRLRPVSYSETAVILMRFSIDSPDSLENNPESGRPEALRFCPSMPTILAGSKKDLLNHPHTLLQLAKSKQEGRQVDYDWLRPVSYSETAVLLTRVSIDSPDSLENNLESGREDGEPAQQPHTLLELAMVN; encoded by the exons ATGCGCTTCAGCATCGACTCgcccgactccctggagaacaaCCTGGAGTCGGGGATGCCGGAGGTGCTCCGTTTCTGCCCCAGCATGCCGACCATCCTTGCGGGGAGCAACAAGGACCTCCCTAACTACCCGCACACGCTGCTTCAGCTCGCCAAGGCTAAGCAAGAGGGGCGGCAAGTAGACAACGACCGGTTGCGGCCGGTGTCGTACTCGGAGACGGCCGTGATCCTGATGCGCTTCAGCATCGACTCgcccgactccctggagaacaaCCCGGAGTCGGGGAGGCCGGAGGCGCTCCGCTTCTGCCCCAGCATGCCGACCATCCTTGCGGGGAGCAAAAAGGACCTCCTTAACCACCCGCACACGCTGCTCCAGCTCGCCAAGTCTAAGCAAGAGGGGCGGCAAGTGGACTACGACTGGTTGCGGCCGGTGTCGTACTCGGAGACGGccgtgctcctgacgcgcgtcagcaTCGACTCGCCCGACTCGCTGGAGAACAACCTGGAGTCGGGGAG GGAAGACGGAGAACCTGCCCAACAACCCCACACGTTGCTCGAGCTTGCCATGGTCAACTGA